One window from the genome of Jiangella alba encodes:
- a CDS encoding precorrin-6A/cobalt-precorrin-6A reductase has product MVTDLVMAFEHGDPDYVRLVTEDGPGRGDAIVYEGHPEPAALVTMFRSHAVDVVINAADPYAEGVSSAVAAACDVAGLPLLRAVPPPFEGVAGAQRWRWVASFDAAGREASRHSGDVMIALEPLRLSERLGDLGGRSVLSHRRRTSMDPDLPGWVREPDATRYGLRGAISVLGAGNVRLLIAADSGDAGVRNFLEAADHLGVEVVMVRRPEPASGPQRRAGSSEPVVTDALSALAWLSDVRRHSAPRT; this is encoded by the coding sequence TTGGTCACCGACCTGGTGATGGCGTTCGAACACGGCGACCCCGACTACGTCCGGCTGGTGACCGAGGACGGTCCTGGTCGTGGCGACGCGATCGTGTACGAAGGTCACCCCGAGCCGGCCGCCCTGGTGACGATGTTCCGCAGCCATGCCGTGGACGTCGTGATCAACGCTGCCGATCCCTACGCGGAGGGCGTGTCGTCCGCGGTGGCGGCCGCCTGCGACGTTGCCGGGCTACCGCTTCTCCGGGCGGTGCCACCGCCGTTCGAGGGCGTTGCGGGAGCTCAGCGGTGGAGGTGGGTCGCCTCGTTCGACGCGGCCGGGCGCGAGGCGTCGAGACACTCCGGCGACGTCATGATCGCGCTCGAACCGCTGCGTCTCTCCGAACGGCTGGGCGACCTGGGCGGGCGATCGGTCCTCAGCCACCGCAGACGGACCTCCATGGATCCTGACCTTCCGGGCTGGGTGCGGGAACCGGACGCCACGCGATACGGGCTTCGGGGGGCGATCTCGGTCCTGGGTGCCGGCAACGTGCGCCTGCTGATCGCGGCCGACTCCGGTGACGCCGGCGTCCGGAACTTCCTGGAGGCTGCCGATCACCTCGGCGTCGAGGTGGTCATGGTTCGGCGACCGGAGCCGGCGAGCGGCCCCCAGCGGCGCGCCGGGTCGTCGGAGCCCGTGGTGACGGACGCCTTGTCCGCTCTGGCCTGGCTCAGCGACGTGCGAAGGCACTCGGCTCCACGCACCTGA
- a CDS encoding phosphotransferase family protein, which yields MTDSDWRDGGFRQRRPSEEALAWAAASMGRGSRIVGYRRLTGGVSSAVHRLTVERLGKRTFVVLRQYPGGLGLQEALEQEIANLRLVAGSGLPVPNVLDADVAGTSTGGEPSLLMTRLPGQVDLNPAEPRSWMTTIAELAVLLHSLDLPAKAFRPWTDSWIAPLDGFQVPVGAQQPAVWKAAFDVMAAPPPADTAVFLHGDLLPVNLLWSRGKITGLTDWNGVHRGSRAIDVGHCRRYLAALYSPEWSEQLRSLYESIAGVTLDPWWDLYALLHHDDSQPKWIRRQVAGRRPVDVPGMTSRVEVALETALRRLG from the coding sequence ATGACCGACAGCGACTGGAGGGATGGCGGGTTCAGGCAGCGCCGGCCCTCCGAGGAGGCTCTCGCCTGGGCCGCGGCGTCGATGGGCCGGGGCAGTCGCATCGTCGGCTACCGCCGATTGACCGGTGGCGTCTCCTCCGCCGTGCATCGGCTGACTGTCGAGCGACTCGGGAAGCGAACGTTCGTCGTACTGCGGCAGTACCCGGGCGGGCTCGGACTGCAGGAGGCCTTGGAGCAGGAGATCGCCAACCTACGCCTGGTGGCGGGGAGCGGGCTTCCGGTGCCGAATGTCCTGGATGCCGATGTCGCCGGTACTTCGACGGGAGGCGAGCCGTCGTTGCTGATGACGCGGTTGCCGGGACAGGTCGACCTCAATCCGGCGGAACCTCGGTCGTGGATGACGACGATCGCGGAGCTTGCTGTCTTGCTGCATTCCCTCGATCTCCCCGCGAAGGCGTTCAGGCCGTGGACGGATTCGTGGATCGCTCCTCTCGACGGGTTCCAGGTGCCGGTGGGTGCCCAGCAGCCGGCCGTGTGGAAGGCGGCGTTCGATGTCATGGCGGCGCCGCCGCCGGCCGACACCGCCGTCTTTCTGCACGGCGATCTCCTGCCCGTCAACCTCCTGTGGTCGCGCGGCAAGATCACTGGCCTGACCGACTGGAACGGCGTCCATCGCGGGTCGCGCGCGATCGACGTCGGGCACTGCCGGCGATACCTGGCGGCGCTCTACTCGCCCGAGTGGTCGGAGCAGCTTCGGTCACTCTATGAGTCGATCGCCGGAGTGACGCTCGATCCGTGGTGGGACCTGTATGCCCTGCTGCACCATGACGACAGCCAGCCGAAGTGGATCCGCCGTCAGGTCGCAGGACGCCGTCCCGTCGACGTGCCCGGCATGACGTCCCGGGTCGAGGTCGCCCTCGAGACAGCGCTACGGCGCCTCGGATGA
- a CDS encoding RNA polymerase sigma factor, which translates to MSVDPRVGAAVAEAHRREWAFVLAATVRVTRGLDLAEECVQDAYAKALVDWATNGVPRNTGAWLTTTARRRALDLLRRQATAARALPLLVGTHTDEGLDPGLEERFDGAAIGDERLRLVFTCCHPTLSRDAQVALTLRLLCGLSTAEVARAFLVSESTMAARITRAKKKITQARIPYRVPAREELPERVASVCEVVHLLFTTGHAAPAGAELIRRDLVERALDLARMLRALLPGNADVTGLLALILLTDARRDARLDAHGQLVLLAEQDRVRWDHDAITEGVALVREALRSRPPGRFALMAAIAAVHDEADSWATTDWHEIVGLYDLLVALWPSPVVALNRAVAVGFAHGPTAGLDALAPLTTEPQLAGYSYLAAARAEFLARLGRTHDARTAYEEALLLTENTVERGYLTRRLDQLHA; encoded by the coding sequence ATGTCGGTGGACCCGCGGGTGGGCGCCGCGGTCGCTGAGGCGCACCGCCGCGAGTGGGCGTTCGTGCTCGCCGCGACGGTGCGCGTCACCCGTGGTCTGGACCTGGCCGAGGAATGCGTCCAGGACGCGTACGCCAAGGCGCTGGTCGACTGGGCCACCAACGGCGTCCCTCGCAACACCGGGGCCTGGTTGACCACCACGGCGCGTCGCCGCGCGCTGGACCTGCTGCGCCGCCAGGCCACTGCGGCCCGGGCATTGCCGCTGCTCGTCGGTACCCACACCGACGAGGGGCTCGACCCTGGGCTCGAGGAGCGGTTCGACGGGGCCGCGATCGGCGATGAGCGGCTGCGGCTGGTGTTCACCTGCTGTCACCCCACGCTGTCCCGCGACGCTCAGGTGGCCCTGACCCTGCGGCTGCTGTGCGGTCTCTCCACTGCCGAGGTGGCCCGCGCGTTCCTGGTCAGCGAGTCGACCATGGCGGCCCGGATCACCCGCGCGAAGAAGAAGATCACCCAGGCGCGGATTCCCTACCGGGTGCCCGCGCGGGAGGAGCTGCCCGAACGCGTGGCGTCGGTGTGCGAGGTGGTGCACCTGCTGTTCACCACGGGTCACGCCGCTCCCGCCGGCGCCGAGTTGATTCGCCGCGATCTCGTCGAGCGCGCCCTCGACCTGGCCCGGATGCTGCGCGCCCTGCTACCCGGCAACGCCGATGTCACCGGGCTGCTGGCACTGATCCTGCTCACCGACGCACGCCGCGACGCCCGTCTCGACGCGCATGGACAGCTCGTGCTCCTCGCCGAGCAGGATCGTGTCCGCTGGGACCACGACGCGATCACCGAGGGAGTAGCCCTGGTCCGCGAGGCCCTGCGCAGCCGGCCTCCCGGGCGGTTCGCGTTGATGGCCGCCATCGCCGCGGTGCACGACGAAGCCGACAGCTGGGCCACCACAGACTGGCACGAGATCGTCGGGCTCTACGACCTGCTCGTCGCTCTCTGGCCCTCACCCGTCGTCGCGCTCAACCGCGCCGTCGCCGTCGGGTTCGCGCACGGCCCCACCGCCGGCCTCGACGCACTCGCGCCACTCACCACCGAGCCCCAACTGGCCGGCTACAGCTACCTCGCCGCCGCCCGCGCCGAGTTCCTCGCCCGCCTCGGACGCACCCACGACGCCCGCACCGCCTACGAAGAAGCGCTGCTCCTCACCGAGAACACCGTCGAACGCGGCTACCTCACCCGCCGTCTCGATCAACTCCACGCGTGA
- a CDS encoding YciI family protein gives MAEYLVLIYDDETVLAAPGSRQESGQLLADHRRFMAAHETAMRGGNALWPSATATSIRPDGTGGFSVTDAPFAETKEAVVGYYLIEADDLDEAVAIAQQVPTVAGGVEVRPVQTFG, from the coding sequence ATGGCCGAGTACCTGGTGTTGATCTACGACGACGAGACCGTGTTGGCCGCCCCCGGCAGCCGGCAGGAGTCAGGGCAGCTGTTGGCCGACCACCGGCGGTTCATGGCCGCGCACGAGACGGCGATGCGTGGTGGTAACGCCCTGTGGCCGTCGGCGACGGCCACCTCGATCCGCCCGGACGGCACCGGCGGGTTCAGCGTCACCGACGCCCCGTTCGCCGAGACCAAAGAGGCCGTTGTGGGCTACTACCTCATCGAGGCCGACGACCTCGACGAGGCTGTCGCCATCGCCCAGCAGGTGCCAACGGTCGCCGGCGGGGTCGAGGTCCGGCCCGTGCAGACGTTCGGCTGA
- a CDS encoding SDR family NAD(P)-dependent oxidoreductase → MNEQEEKVMLLETKNVVVYGAGGAVGRAVARGFAHEGARVFLTARHLDVVDTIAKEISAAGGAVETAVVDAGDERSVTEHLDAVVADAGSIDVSFNAIGSSPVGLQGIPLTELPVESFLRPITMYAQAHFITARSAARHMIARRSGVIMMHTPEPARSPLPLVGGMSVGWAAMEGLNRALSAEWAQHGVRAICLRTTGMVETPVVDVVYGLHADALGIAKEQFTALASGMSHRKRPTTLAELTEAAVFLASDRASAMTGTVANLTGGLIVD, encoded by the coding sequence GTGAACGAGCAGGAGGAGAAGGTCATGTTGCTGGAGACCAAGAACGTCGTCGTCTACGGCGCGGGCGGCGCGGTCGGTCGTGCGGTGGCCCGCGGGTTCGCTCACGAAGGTGCCAGGGTGTTCCTGACCGCGCGGCATCTCGACGTCGTCGACACCATCGCGAAGGAGATCTCCGCCGCGGGTGGAGCCGTCGAGACCGCCGTGGTGGACGCCGGGGACGAGAGATCCGTGACCGAGCACCTGGACGCAGTCGTCGCCGACGCCGGCAGCATCGACGTGTCGTTCAACGCGATCGGCAGCTCACCCGTGGGATTGCAGGGGATACCGCTCACCGAACTGCCTGTCGAGAGTTTCCTGCGCCCGATCACCATGTATGCCCAGGCTCATTTCATCACCGCGAGATCCGCCGCACGGCACATGATCGCCCGGCGGTCGGGCGTGATCATGATGCACACCCCCGAGCCGGCCCGTTCGCCGCTGCCCCTGGTTGGCGGCATGAGCGTCGGCTGGGCGGCGATGGAGGGTCTCAACCGGGCGCTGTCGGCCGAATGGGCCCAGCACGGTGTTCGCGCGATCTGCCTACGCACCACCGGCATGGTGGAGACACCGGTCGTCGACGTCGTGTACGGGCTGCATGCCGACGCGCTGGGGATCGCCAAGGAGCAGTTCACCGCGCTGGCGAGTGGCATGAGCCATCGCAAGCGCCCGACCACGCTGGCCGAACTCACGGAAGCAGCGGTGTTCCTCGCCTCCGACCGTGCATCCGCGATGACCGGCACCGTCGCCAACCTGACCGGCGGACTCATCGTCGACTGA
- a CDS encoding serine hydrolase domain-containing protein, with the protein MADPDRPEDLVRPGFGPVADAFERTLAADGRTGAALAIWMDGEPVVEIWGGTADERRRRAWSRDTLSVAFSCTKGIAAVLIGMLLERGDLPSLETPVAAIWPEFGAHGKGQVTVADALAHRAGVSAPRRDFTLAQALDGHSVAEALAEQEPLWAPGTAHSYHTLTHGYIVEQLVLRAAGRTAGRFFADEVTGPLGAQAWLGLPPQHEDRVTHLVQDPSTVADLAGDAAAVRWASRATTLGGAFPPTLITPEGGFNDPAVHRAELAGAGIIATASAMARIWSATVSDTRGIRLIGDETSKKLATPRSTGKPHFATNPPPYPSWGAGVRIPTHSQPLISPRSFGHDGAGGQLAFADPDAKVGFAYLTNRMADGSRAEHILAALRRVIS; encoded by the coding sequence GTGGCTGACCCCGATCGACCCGAGGACCTCGTCCGGCCGGGCTTCGGCCCGGTCGCCGACGCCTTCGAGCGCACGCTCGCGGCCGACGGCCGCACCGGAGCCGCCCTCGCCATCTGGATGGACGGCGAGCCCGTCGTCGAGATCTGGGGCGGCACTGCGGACGAACGACGCCGGCGCGCGTGGTCGCGGGACACGCTGTCAGTCGCCTTCTCGTGCACCAAGGGCATCGCCGCGGTGCTCATCGGCATGCTCCTCGAGCGGGGCGACCTCCCCTCGCTGGAGACACCGGTCGCGGCGATCTGGCCCGAGTTCGGCGCGCACGGAAAGGGGCAGGTCACCGTCGCCGACGCGCTCGCGCACCGCGCCGGAGTCTCGGCACCGCGGCGCGACTTCACCCTGGCGCAGGCACTGGACGGGCACAGCGTGGCGGAGGCGCTGGCGGAGCAGGAACCGTTATGGGCACCCGGCACGGCCCACAGCTACCACACGCTGACCCACGGCTACATCGTCGAGCAGCTCGTCCTTCGGGCTGCCGGGCGAACGGCGGGCCGGTTCTTCGCCGACGAGGTGACCGGCCCGCTCGGTGCGCAGGCCTGGCTGGGGCTGCCGCCGCAGCATGAGGACCGGGTGACGCATCTGGTCCAGGATCCGTCGACGGTGGCGGACCTCGCCGGCGACGCGGCCGCCGTGCGCTGGGCGAGCCGAGCGACCACGCTCGGCGGCGCATTCCCGCCGACCCTCATAACACCGGAAGGCGGCTTCAACGATCCGGCGGTGCACCGCGCGGAACTGGCCGGTGCCGGCATCATCGCCACGGCGAGCGCCATGGCACGTATCTGGTCGGCAACCGTCTCCGACACACGCGGCATTCGCCTCATCGGCGATGAGACCAGCAAGAAGTTGGCGACCCCACGCAGCACCGGGAAGCCGCACTTCGCGACGAATCCCCCGCCATACCCCTCCTGGGGCGCCGGCGTGAGGATCCCCACGCATTCCCAACCCCTCATCTCGCCTCGTTCCTTCGGCCACGACGGCGCGGGTGGGCAGCTGGCCTTTGCCGACCCCGACGCGAAGGTAGGTTTCGCTTATCTGACCAATCGGATGGCAGACGGATCACGGGCAGAGCACATACTCGCCGCCCTTCGCCGGGTCATCAGCTGA
- a CDS encoding alpha-L-fucosidase, translating to MTAADPARLDEFRRQRFGMFIHWGVYALAARHEWVRNRERLSRDQYQPYLDRFDPDLFDPAVWARAARDAGMTYMVLTTKHHDGFCLWDSELTDYSVRSTPWGKDLVGPTADAFRREGLGVGFYHSLLDWQQPDFPIDGLHPDFERDGVDQHGRDVAHYAQYLHGQVEELLTKYAPVDTMWFDFSYRNWRDAQGRPLVGGKGAADWRSDDLISLVRRLAPQALINDRLDVDGSADFVTPEQYQPVAPVVIDGVPVTWEACQTLNGSWGYDRDNLDWKSPELLIKLLVDTVSKDGNLLLNVGPNGRGELEPRALDTLAEIGRWMRLHARSIHGAGASAFAPPRDCRYTQRGDRLYLHVFSWPFRHLHLPGLAGKVRYAQLLNDASEVRRVSHDEGAVTHPALGTTPDDLTIELPIQHPDVAVPVVELFLHE from the coding sequence ATGACCGCAGCCGACCCGGCCCGCCTCGACGAGTTCCGGCGACAGCGCTTCGGGATGTTCATCCACTGGGGCGTCTACGCCCTGGCCGCACGGCACGAGTGGGTGCGCAACCGCGAACGGCTCAGCCGCGACCAGTACCAGCCCTACCTCGACCGTTTCGATCCCGACCTGTTCGACCCCGCGGTCTGGGCCCGTGCCGCCCGCGACGCGGGCATGACGTACATGGTGCTCACCACCAAGCACCACGACGGCTTCTGCCTGTGGGACTCCGAGCTGACCGACTACTCGGTGCGCTCCACACCCTGGGGCAAGGACCTCGTCGGCCCGACCGCCGACGCGTTCCGGCGCGAGGGCCTGGGCGTCGGCTTCTACCACTCGCTGCTGGACTGGCAGCAGCCCGACTTCCCCATCGACGGGCTGCACCCGGACTTCGAACGCGACGGCGTCGACCAGCACGGCCGCGACGTCGCGCACTATGCGCAGTACCTGCACGGACAGGTCGAGGAACTGCTCACGAAGTACGCGCCGGTCGACACCATGTGGTTCGACTTCTCCTACCGGAACTGGCGCGATGCCCAGGGCCGCCCGCTCGTGGGCGGCAAGGGGGCGGCCGACTGGCGCTCCGACGACCTCATCTCGCTGGTCCGCCGGCTGGCGCCGCAGGCGCTGATCAACGACCGGCTCGACGTCGACGGCTCGGCCGACTTCGTCACGCCGGAGCAGTACCAGCCGGTGGCGCCGGTGGTCATCGACGGCGTCCCGGTCACCTGGGAGGCCTGCCAGACCCTGAACGGCAGCTGGGGCTACGACCGCGACAACCTCGACTGGAAGTCGCCGGAGCTGCTGATCAAACTGCTGGTCGACACCGTGTCGAAGGACGGCAACCTGCTGCTGAACGTCGGCCCGAACGGCCGCGGCGAGCTGGAGCCGCGGGCGCTGGACACGCTGGCCGAGATCGGGCGGTGGATGCGGCTGCACGCCAGGTCGATCCACGGCGCCGGCGCCAGCGCGTTCGCGCCGCCACGGGACTGCCGCTACACCCAGCGCGGCGACCGGCTGTACCTGCACGTGTTCTCGTGGCCGTTCAGACACCTGCACCTCCCCGGGCTCGCCGGGAAGGTCCGCTACGCCCAACTGCTGAACGACGCGTCCGAAGTACGCCGCGTCTCGCACGACGAAGGCGCCGTCACCCACCCCGCACTGGGAACGACGCCGGACGACCTGACCATCGAACTGCCGATCCAGCACCCCGACGTCGCCGTCCCCGTCGTCGAGCTGTTCCTCCACGAGTGA
- a CDS encoding glycosyl hydrolase family 28-related protein → MTRQISRRTVLKTMGATSALAVAGIPALPARADATAPALYPEQLRNLVPGTAVQLNGAGFSATSQLRLWTVADDVTPPSGGVPALPATPPAGAAPLTPAGVTATSLAAIPPAGSRTVQAAYVSSADGTSWSAPLLLNAAEPWFHTRPAPEPGQTIDVIGANLHLGGGTPAVYLRGSTGTLHACAVTVISRFELTATVPASIAPGSYDLLVSNGRGGHHGYSEKLTVQVTSPAAPPAGAIDVVTDHGADPTGTADSTAAIQAALTAAAATPGGATVSIPAGNYAVSGRMTFPATANPIHLVGDGQGSTAIRMSDASTFGADFPLETPDDVYGVGPADQKSLFYLDAANGAVVIRDLSIDANDRRAVGIGVNRRHNVTIQNTTIVCNDYPSNVWLRTGVNGVFAYGCRNLRVLECDIDSNNCVVLGAMLDVEIADCALRACFPRVNGEPNHPQPDADNTAVRIAGSRRIAVRRNDFQRSSTTFYYARGLGAGGSKLAAFSYGPAEACGLEDVIVAHNTLDGAGEPNGNNGEAFVGDTFTTKPGERVQLPVVSATSTTVTVPTGTFDTAGSFDVIGAHVFVLSGTGEGQVRRVQAHTTDTVTVAEPWSVVPDSTSIITVVITHVRQLYVHNTVTTCPKYLGNYGPSYYSICAENTFDGDGAFPSGSTGLDQGVGGAAALRGTAPSFDYKIQFYNEVSDNQINTGRVFYSYTNTAGASSAPAGPIVRSNALVRNTVTNSPEAAKLFTTTAAVAAPWGRYNLSALNASAGSSTSTVIGAGFDTTYYQGPATGLTDGGSGTVTL, encoded by the coding sequence ATGACCAGGCAGATCTCTCGTCGCACCGTCCTCAAGACCATGGGAGCCACGTCGGCGCTCGCCGTCGCCGGGATCCCCGCCCTGCCCGCACGTGCCGACGCCACCGCGCCGGCGCTGTATCCGGAACAGTTGCGCAACCTCGTACCGGGCACGGCGGTCCAGCTCAACGGAGCGGGCTTCAGCGCCACCAGTCAGCTGCGGCTCTGGACCGTTGCCGACGACGTGACTCCGCCGAGCGGCGGCGTGCCGGCGCTCCCCGCCACGCCGCCGGCCGGCGCCGCGCCACTGACGCCCGCCGGGGTGACCGCGACGAGCCTGGCCGCGATCCCTCCGGCCGGCTCCCGGACGGTGCAAGCCGCCTACGTGTCGTCGGCCGACGGAACGTCCTGGTCGGCGCCGCTCCTGCTCAACGCGGCCGAGCCGTGGTTCCACACCCGGCCGGCGCCGGAGCCCGGGCAGACGATCGACGTGATCGGCGCCAACCTCCACCTCGGCGGCGGCACCCCCGCGGTCTACCTGCGGGGCTCGACCGGCACGCTGCACGCCTGCGCGGTCACGGTGATCTCCCGGTTCGAGCTCACCGCCACCGTGCCCGCGTCGATCGCGCCGGGCAGTTACGACCTCCTGGTCTCCAACGGCCGCGGCGGCCATCACGGCTACTCCGAGAAGCTCACCGTCCAGGTCACCAGTCCAGCCGCGCCACCCGCCGGCGCGATCGACGTCGTCACCGATCACGGTGCCGATCCCACCGGCACCGCCGACTCCACCGCGGCGATCCAGGCCGCCCTGACCGCGGCCGCGGCCACCCCCGGCGGCGCGACCGTCTCCATCCCGGCGGGGAACTACGCGGTCTCCGGCCGCATGACGTTCCCCGCCACGGCCAACCCGATCCACCTGGTCGGCGACGGGCAAGGCAGTACGGCGATCCGGATGAGCGACGCATCGACCTTCGGCGCCGACTTCCCCCTCGAGACGCCCGACGACGTCTACGGCGTCGGCCCCGCGGACCAGAAGTCCCTGTTCTACCTGGACGCCGCCAATGGTGCGGTCGTCATCCGCGACCTGAGCATCGACGCCAATGACAGACGGGCCGTCGGCATCGGCGTCAACCGCCGGCACAACGTCACCATCCAGAACACGACCATCGTCTGCAACGACTACCCCAGCAATGTGTGGCTGCGCACCGGCGTCAACGGCGTCTTCGCCTACGGCTGCCGGAACCTGCGCGTGCTCGAGTGCGACATCGACAGCAACAACTGCGTGGTCCTGGGCGCGATGCTCGACGTCGAGATCGCCGACTGCGCCCTCCGCGCCTGCTTCCCACGGGTCAACGGCGAACCCAACCACCCGCAGCCCGATGCCGACAACACCGCGGTCAGGATCGCCGGGAGCCGGCGGATCGCCGTGCGCCGCAACGACTTCCAGCGCTCGTCGACGACGTTCTACTACGCGCGCGGACTGGGCGCCGGCGGTTCGAAGCTGGCCGCCTTCTCCTACGGCCCAGCTGAAGCCTGCGGGCTGGAGGACGTGATCGTCGCCCACAACACCCTCGACGGCGCCGGCGAACCCAACGGCAACAACGGCGAGGCGTTCGTCGGCGACACCTTCACCACCAAGCCCGGCGAACGCGTCCAGCTCCCCGTCGTCAGCGCAACCTCGACGACCGTCACGGTTCCTACCGGCACCTTCGACACCGCCGGTTCCTTCGACGTCATCGGCGCCCACGTGTTCGTCCTGTCGGGGACCGGCGAGGGCCAGGTGCGGCGCGTCCAGGCACACACCACCGACACCGTCACCGTCGCCGAACCATGGTCGGTCGTCCCCGACTCCACCTCGATCATCACGGTCGTGATCACGCACGTGCGACAGCTCTACGTACACAACACCGTCACCACCTGCCCGAAGTACCTCGGCAACTACGGCCCGTCCTACTACTCGATCTGCGCTGAGAACACCTTCGACGGCGACGGCGCGTTTCCGAGCGGATCGACCGGCCTCGACCAAGGTGTCGGCGGAGCGGCAGCCCTGCGTGGCACCGCTCCCTCGTTCGACTACAAGATCCAGTTCTACAACGAGGTGAGCGACAACCAGATCAACACCGGCCGGGTCTTCTACAGCTACACCAACACCGCCGGCGCCTCGAGCGCTCCGGCCGGCCCGATCGTGCGGTCCAACGCCCTGGTCCGCAACACCGTCACCAACAGCCCCGAGGCAGCCAAGCTGTTCACCACCACGGCCGCGGTGGCAGCGCCATGGGGCCGCTACAACCTGTCCGCGCTCAACGCCAGCGCGGGTTCCTCGACCAGCACCGTGATCGGCGCCGGGTTCGACACCACGTACTACCAAGGTCCCGCCACCGGCCTCACGGACGGCGGTTCCGGCACCGTCACCTTGTAG
- a CDS encoding sialidase family protein produces the protein MTDSRTPTPDELDAALESALRGPSIVSGADLASVPVRFDYGMTLGIDATAGGRLWSASIAGGDNHLAFVVLRRSDDGGRTWSDPVTLVNPGSADDALRRRSLVGAVWVDPHNRLWLFVDQAVTYFDGRAGTWALSSPDADADELTWSAPRRIADGALLNKPVVLSDRSWVMTGSLWDRTRIEPGQPASVAPWAVNPFHDHFGDLDEHRGAWVRRSLDEGLSWEHTATIRFGPPEFDEPRLVQRTDGTLWLTARLASGGLAETTGDPTATRWKQPRPSSVIRQPSSRHALQRLRSGALLLVKNGSELGRPAPGHGRSELTAYLSHDDGVTWTRGLVLDGRSKVAYPDIAELPYGRICVSYDHNRRTDGQVLLARFTEDAITAGRSDLVERIVVSEPDPAARDARLHRESNPHANA, from the coding sequence ATGACCGACTCGCGCACACCCACCCCCGACGAGCTGGACGCCGCTCTCGAGTCAGCACTGCGCGGCCCGTCGATCGTCTCCGGAGCGGACCTCGCGTCCGTCCCGGTGCGCTTCGACTACGGCATGACCCTCGGGATCGACGCGACCGCCGGCGGGCGGTTGTGGTCGGCGTCGATCGCCGGCGGCGACAACCACCTCGCGTTCGTGGTCCTTCGCCGCAGCGACGACGGCGGACGCACGTGGTCCGATCCGGTCACGCTGGTCAACCCCGGAAGCGCCGACGACGCGCTACGGCGCCGCAGTCTGGTCGGCGCCGTCTGGGTCGACCCTCACAACCGCCTCTGGCTCTTCGTCGACCAGGCCGTCACCTACTTCGACGGCCGAGCCGGCACCTGGGCCCTGAGCTCACCGGATGCTGATGCCGACGAGCTCACCTGGTCCGCACCGCGGCGGATCGCCGACGGGGCGCTCCTGAACAAACCCGTCGTGCTCTCCGACCGCTCCTGGGTGATGACCGGGTCGTTGTGGGACAGGACCCGGATCGAGCCGGGCCAGCCGGCATCGGTCGCACCGTGGGCGGTCAATCCTTTCCACGACCACTTCGGCGACCTCGACGAACACCGCGGCGCCTGGGTGCGGCGCAGCCTCGACGAAGGCCTGAGCTGGGAGCACACAGCAACCATCCGCTTCGGCCCTCCCGAGTTCGACGAGCCGCGGTTGGTCCAGCGCACCGACGGCACGCTCTGGCTGACCGCACGGCTCGCGTCCGGTGGTCTGGCCGAGACCACCGGCGACCCGACGGCCACGCGCTGGAAGCAGCCACGTCCGTCGTCCGTCATCCGGCAGCCGAGCTCACGCCACGCGCTGCAGCGGCTGCGCAGCGGCGCCCTGCTGCTGGTGAAGAACGGCTCCGAGCTGGGCCGGCCGGCGCCCGGTCACGGCCGCAGCGAGCTCACCGCGTACCTGTCGCACGACGACGGCGTCACCTGGACGAGGGGTCTGGTCCTGGACGGCCGCTCGAAGGTGGCCTACCCCGACATCGCCGAACTGCCATACGGGCGGATCTGCGTCTCCTACGACCACAACCGCCGCACCGACGGCCAGGTCCTGCTGGCCCGCTTCACCGAGGACGCGATCACCGCCGGCCGCTCCGACCTGGTGGAACGGATCGTCGTCTCCGAGCCCGACCCCGCCGCACGCGACGCGCGGCTGCACCGCGAATCGAACCCGCACGCCAACGCCTGA